From the Lactobacillus johnsonii genome, the window TCTCTTGGTGGACTCCTCATGAAATTCAATATTGTTCAAACTGCTATGGAACCGCTAGTTGAACATCTCAAAAAACCGGGCCGTTTAGTCATCACTACTATTCTTTCAGGCATTTGTATCAACTTATTTGTTGGTGAACAATACCTATCAGTAATTTTGCCTGGTCGTGCCTTTAAACAAGCTTACGACCGAATTGGGCTTCACCCACTTGCCTTAAGTCGAGTTCTTGAAGATGGAGGAAGTGTAATTAACTACTTAATTCCATGGGGAGTAGCTGGTTCTTTTGCCGCTTCTACTCTCGGTGTTCCAGTTTTAGCCTTCATTCCCTTTACCTTCTTTAGTTTACTTTCCCCACTTTTCTCAATTCTTTCCGGGGTTACGGGGATTGGTTTAAAATGGCAAAAGAATCCTAAAAATTAATTCATCTCATTAAATCCGTACTATATGCGCCTACATAGCAAAATAGTACGGATTTTTTATTGACGAATTTTTAATTACATTGTAAATTATTAGTAATTAAAAAAATATTAAAGAGGAGGAGTTTGATGACAACAAATCATTTTCTAGTACTACAAACTGATTTTGGCTTAAAAGATGGGGCTGTTAGTGCCATGCACGGAGTAGCACATATGGTTGCGCCACATGTTATTGTGTCCGACTTAACTCATGAGATTCCGCCTTATGATATTTGGGCTGCTTCGTATCGTCTATATCAAACTATTAAGTACTGGCCAAAAGGAACGACTTTTGTTTCAGTTGTTGATCCAGGAGTGGGATCTAACCGAAAAAGTATTGCCGCTAAAACCAAAAGTGGCCACTTTATCATTACACCAGACAATGGTTCCTTAACTCATGTTGCAACTTATATGGGGCTAGAAGAAGTACGAGAGATTGATGAACAAAAGAATCGTCTTCCATATTCTTCAGAAAGTAACACTTTTCATGGCCGTGACATCTATGCTTACAATGGGGCTTTATTCGCTGAGGGAGAAAAATCTTTTGAAGATTTAGGTGAAACATTAGATCCAACTTCGGTTGTTAAACTACCACTTACTGAGGCTAGTCTAGAAAACGATCATCTACGCGGATCAATTGATGTTTTAGATATTCGCTTTGGTTCTTTATGGACTAATATTCCTTATGATTTAATTAAAAAGGCGAATATTCAACGCGGTGATAAACTTACTGTTACTATTACTTATCAAGACCAAGTTTATTATCATGATACAATACCTTTTGTCCGGTCTTTTTCCGATGCACCAATCAGTGATCCTTTAATCTATATTAATTCACTAGTTAATGTCGGCATCGCCTTAAACCAAGCTTCATTTGCGGATACGTATAATATTGGTACAGGAAATGATTGGAAAATTGATTTAATAAAAGAATAATTTATTTACGGGGGAAAATTATGAATAATCAAAAAGGCTTATCAGTAAAAAGTGTTGTTGCAATTGGTATTGGGGCTGCCATTTATGTTATTTTAGCTCGTTTCACATCAATTCCGACTGGTATTCCAAACACTAACATTGAAATTGTGTATCCATTTTTAGCATTGCTTGCAACCATTTATGGACCAGTTGTTGGTTTTTCCGTGGGATTCATTGGTCATGCCCTAAGTGATTTCTTAATGTATGGACAAACTTGGTGGAGCTGGGTCCTTGCAACTGCTGTTCTAGGTTTAATTATCGGACTCTATGGTATGCGTCTTGATTTAGAGAACGGTGTTTTCACTACTAAACAAATGATTGGTTTTAACATTGTCCAAATTATTGCTAACGTTGTTTCTTGGTTAATCATCGCTCCAGTTGGAGATATTTTGATTTACAGTGAACCTCAAAACAAAGTTTTCTTACAAGGAGCAACTGCAACCATCACTAACTCAATCTCTATCCTTATTTTAGGAACTATCTTGCTTAAAGCTTATGCAGCAACTAAAGTTAAAAAAGGTAGTTTACGTAGAGATTAATTATGAAAGGTTACTCAATTAATGACAGACCCGATTATCGAATTTAAAGATTTTTCATTTAAATATAACAGTCAAGCAGAACCCACTCTTAAAAATATTAATTTGAAAATTAATAAAGGAGAAAAAATTCTTTTGGCTGGACCTTCAGGCAGCGGCAAATCCACAATTGGTCGCTGCCTTAATGGTCTTATTCCAAATATCGATCAAGGTGAAGTTGAAGGAAAATGTTTAGTGAATGGAAAAGATATCACTAACACAAGTCTTTTTGATTTTTCATTCACTACTTCAACTATCTTACAAGATGCTGATAGTCAATTCATTGGCTTAACAGTTGGTGAAGATATCGCTTTTGCTTTAGAAAATGACTGTCAACCTAAGGATAAAATGCATCAAACTGTAAACCAGTGGGCGGATGAATTAAAAATCAAAGAATTACTTACTCAATCTCCACAAAGTCTTTCTGGGGGTCAAAAACAAATTGTTGCCTTAGCGGGAGTTTTAGTTGATGAGTCACCTATTTTATTATTCGATGAACCACTTGCTAATCTAGATCCCGCTTCTGGGCTTAAAACGATGGCAATTATTGATAAAATTCAAAAGGAACTTAATGCAACAGTTATAATCATTGAACATCGAGTAGAAGAAGTTCTTAGTCAACCAATCGATAGAATTATTTTAGTAAATGAAGGCACGATTGTTGCTGATCAGCCTACTAACGAGCTGCTCCATTCTCATACCTTAGAAAAAATTGGCGTTAGAGAACCACTATACCTAAAGGCTCTTACAGCCGCTAATGTAAATCTAAGTTCTATTAAAGAATTAGACAAAATATCAACCCTACCTGTTTCTGAACAAATCAGCGATAAATTAGCAGCTTGGACTAAACAAACTAAAATTACCAAAAAAGAAACAGATAATTTACCATTATTAAAATTAGATCACGTTGGTCATCAATATAGCAAGAATCAGCCCTATCCCTTAAAAGATATTTCTACTACTATTAATCAAGGCGATTTTATTTCAATAGTTGGACAAAATGGTGCAGGTAAGACTACCCTTTGCCGAACTATTTGTGGTTTTATTTCTAACGAAGGAAAAATCACTCTTAAGGACCAGAATTTAAGTGACTTATCAATTAAAGAGAGAGCCGAAAAAATTGGTTACGTAATGCAAGATCCTAACCAAATGATTTCTCAAAAAATGATCTTTGATGAAATTGCTCTGGGTTTACGTTTACGCAATGTTGATGAAGAAACAATTAAGCAAAAAGTTAACCAAACGTTGAAAATTTGTGGACTGTATCCCTTTAGACATTGGCCAATTTCTGCATTAAGTTTTGGACAGAAAAAGCGTGTCACAATTGCTGCAATTTTGGTCTTAGAACCAGAGATTATTATTTTAGACGAGCCAACTGCCGGTCAAGACTGGAAGACATATACGGAAATTATGAGCTTTTTAAAGCATCTAAACACTATGGGAAAAACAATCATTATTATCACGCATGATATGCACTTGATGCTTGAGTACACTAGTCGATCTTTGGCATTTACTAAGGGAAAATTAATTGCAGATACTACCCCAATTGAATTATTAACCAATCAAGATCTAATTAAAAAAGCCTCATTAAAACGAACTAGTCTTTATGACTTAGCAAAACATTATAACTTACCTGATCCAAATAAATTTGTGCAGGCCTATATTAATTTTGAACAACAAAATTGGAAGGATGAATATTATGAATGATAGTAAAATTTTGGGTTACCAGCCTGGTAATAGTTTTATTCATGCTCTCAATGCTACTACAAAAATGATCTTTTTAATTCTAGTATCTATTGCTTGTATGGTTACCTATGATACACGCTTCTTGATTGCTATCTGTATCCTATCCTTAATTTTGTTAAAAGTTGCTGGTATCAAATGGAAGCAAGTTTCTTTTATTGTTAAATTCATTATTGTTTTTGCCATTATTAATATCATCGCTGTCTTTATTTTTCAACCAACTTATGGTGAG encodes:
- a CDS encoding ECF-type riboflavin transporter substrate-binding protein, yielding MNNQKGLSVKSVVAIGIGAAIYVILARFTSIPTGIPNTNIEIVYPFLALLATIYGPVVGFSVGFIGHALSDFLMYGQTWWSWVLATAVLGLIIGLYGMRLDLENGVFTTKQMIGFNIVQIIANVVSWLIIAPVGDILIYSEPQNKVFLQGATATITNSISILILGTILLKAYAATKVKKGSLRRD
- a CDS encoding ABC transporter ATP-binding protein translates to MTDPIIEFKDFSFKYNSQAEPTLKNINLKINKGEKILLAGPSGSGKSTIGRCLNGLIPNIDQGEVEGKCLVNGKDITNTSLFDFSFTTSTILQDADSQFIGLTVGEDIAFALENDCQPKDKMHQTVNQWADELKIKELLTQSPQSLSGGQKQIVALAGVLVDESPILLFDEPLANLDPASGLKTMAIIDKIQKELNATVIIIEHRVEEVLSQPIDRIILVNEGTIVADQPTNELLHSHTLEKIGVREPLYLKALTAANVNLSSIKELDKISTLPVSEQISDKLAAWTKQTKITKKETDNLPLLKLDHVGHQYSKNQPYPLKDISTTINQGDFISIVGQNGAGKTTLCRTICGFISNEGKITLKDQNLSDLSIKERAEKIGYVMQDPNQMISQKMIFDEIALGLRLRNVDEETIKQKVNQTLKICGLYPFRHWPISALSFGQKKRVTIAAILVLEPEIIILDEPTAGQDWKTYTEIMSFLKHLNTMGKTIIIITHDMHLMLEYTSRSLAFTKGKLIADTTPIELLTNQDLIKKASLKRTSLYDLAKHYNLPDPNKFVQAYINFEQQNWKDEYYE
- a CDS encoding SAM hydrolase/SAM-dependent halogenase family protein, which translates into the protein MTTNHFLVLQTDFGLKDGAVSAMHGVAHMVAPHVIVSDLTHEIPPYDIWAASYRLYQTIKYWPKGTTFVSVVDPGVGSNRKSIAAKTKSGHFIITPDNGSLTHVATYMGLEEVREIDEQKNRLPYSSESNTFHGRDIYAYNGALFAEGEKSFEDLGETLDPTSVVKLPLTEASLENDHLRGSIDVLDIRFGSLWTNIPYDLIKKANIQRGDKLTVTITYQDQVYYHDTIPFVRSFSDAPISDPLIYINSLVNVGIALNQASFADTYNIGTGNDWKIDLIKE